A window of the Amycolatopsis solani genome harbors these coding sequences:
- a CDS encoding DNA polymerase Y family protein, whose protein sequence is MTVPAQRGTADTPARLLVLWCPDWPAVAAAAVAGIPVTEPAAVFSANRVVACNAVARRSRIRRGMRRREAQSNCPELVVFAADDGRDARLFEAVARAVEGLVVGVEVVRPGLVAVPVDGAAPYFGGEHALVERLVDEVSAATGVECQVGIAEGLFAATLAARCGEFVEPGRVADFLAPLPVTELDQPGAERAELVDLLRRLGLKTLGAFAALPERDVANRFGTAGLLAHRLARGRSERPPLRRRPPPELTLTEEFDPVVERVDVAAFLAKGLATRFCAGLATHGLACTRLGIYAVTEAGEHLGRGWRCAEPLTPAGVADRVRWQFEGWLRAAPGRRPTSGVVRLRLEPEETVEGRSLQLDLWQNGGSDEDDERAARAFVRVQGLLGPEGVLTPLLDGGRDPAGRVRLVPWGDPRERTNPPDATWPGRLPAPSPATVLDRPVPAQVFDAEGRGVGLTARDRITAPPHHLTIAGGPPRNVVGWAGPWPLTPDRRRPGPRRARLQLVLAGEGDEPPEAVLVHCAGTENPLWTVEGVYD, encoded by the coding sequence ATGACCGTCCCAGCCCAGCGCGGCACCGCCGACACCCCCGCCCGGCTGCTGGTCCTCTGGTGCCCGGACTGGCCCGCCGTCGCCGCCGCGGCCGTTGCCGGGATCCCCGTGACCGAACCCGCCGCCGTCTTCAGCGCGAATCGGGTCGTCGCCTGCAACGCCGTCGCGCGCCGGAGCCGGATTCGGCGGGGGATGCGGCGGCGGGAGGCGCAGTCGAACTGTCCCGAACTGGTCGTCTTCGCCGCCGACGATGGTCGTGACGCGCGGCTCTTCGAGGCCGTCGCGCGGGCGGTCGAGGGGCTCGTCGTCGGCGTCGAAGTCGTGCGGCCGGGCCTCGTCGCGGTGCCCGTCGACGGCGCCGCGCCCTACTTCGGCGGCGAACACGCCCTCGTCGAGCGGCTCGTCGACGAGGTCTCGGCCGCGACCGGCGTCGAATGCCAGGTCGGGATCGCCGAGGGGCTCTTCGCCGCGACGCTCGCCGCCCGCTGCGGGGAGTTCGTCGAACCCGGGCGCGTCGCCGATTTCCTCGCGCCGCTGCCCGTCACCGAGCTCGACCAGCCCGGCGCCGAACGCGCGGAGCTCGTCGACCTGCTGCGCCGCCTCGGGCTGAAGACCCTTGGCGCGTTCGCCGCGTTGCCGGAGCGCGACGTCGCCAACCGCTTCGGCACGGCCGGGCTGCTCGCCCACCGGCTGGCGCGCGGCCGCTCCGAACGACCGCCGTTGCGCCGCCGTCCGCCGCCGGAGCTGACGCTGACCGAGGAGTTCGACCCGGTCGTCGAGCGCGTCGACGTCGCCGCGTTCCTCGCCAAGGGCCTCGCGACGCGGTTCTGCGCGGGCCTCGCCACCCACGGCCTGGCCTGCACGCGCCTCGGCATCTACGCCGTCACCGAAGCGGGCGAACACCTCGGCCGCGGGTGGCGCTGCGCCGAACCGCTGACCCCGGCGGGCGTCGCCGACCGCGTCCGCTGGCAGTTCGAAGGCTGGCTGCGCGCGGCACCCGGCCGGCGCCCGACGTCCGGCGTGGTGCGGCTGCGGCTCGAACCGGAGGAGACGGTCGAAGGCCGGTCGCTCCAGCTCGACCTCTGGCAGAACGGCGGCTCCGACGAAGACGACGAGCGCGCCGCCCGCGCGTTCGTCCGGGTCCAGGGCCTCCTCGGTCCCGAAGGGGTGCTCACCCCGTTGCTCGACGGCGGCCGCGACCCCGCCGGCCGCGTCCGCCTGGTGCCCTGGGGCGACCCACGCGAGCGCACGAACCCCCCGGACGCGACCTGGCCGGGCCGCCTGCCGGCTCCGTCCCCGGCGACGGTCCTGGACCGGCCGGTGCCCGCCCAGGTCTTCGACGCCGAGGGCCGGGGAGTGGGACTCACGGCCCGCGACCGGATCACGGCACCTCCGCACCACCTGACGATCGCCGGCGGCCCGCCCCGGAACGTCGTGGGCTGGGCGGGCCCGTGGCCGCTGACGCCGGACCGCCGCCGCCCGGGCCCCCGCCGCGCCCGGCTCCAACTCGTGCTCGCCGGCGAGGGCGACGAGCCACCCGAGGCGGTGCTGGTGCACTGCGCGGGCACGGAAAATCCACTGTGGACGGTCGAGGGAGTGTACGACTGA
- a CDS encoding GNAT family N-acetyltransferase, with translation MELTDAQPEDAPELLVLQRCCWVQEAILNDTLDIPALHESLEDVRDWTKTWSVWTLREDRRLIGGVRARLEGDRWELGRLMVAPDFTGRGLGRRLLAHAEAQAPAEARRFALFTGAKSVRNITMYQRAGYRLTDAAEAGGHIAGAVYLEKDRQ, from the coding sequence GTGGAGCTCACCGACGCCCAGCCCGAAGACGCCCCGGAGCTGCTGGTCCTGCAACGCTGCTGCTGGGTCCAGGAAGCCATCCTGAACGACACCCTCGACATCCCCGCGCTGCACGAATCCCTCGAGGACGTGCGCGACTGGACCAAGACGTGGTCGGTGTGGACCCTGCGCGAGGACCGCCGCCTGATCGGCGGCGTCCGGGCCCGGCTCGAAGGGGATCGCTGGGAGCTCGGCAGGCTGATGGTCGCGCCGGACTTCACCGGCCGCGGGCTCGGCCGCCGCCTGCTCGCCCACGCCGAAGCGCAGGCGCCGGCAGAAGCCCGCCGGTTCGCGCTCTTCACCGGGGCCAAGAGCGTCCGCAACATCACGATGTACCAGCGCGCGGGCTACCGGCTGACCGACGCGGCCGAGGCCGGCGGCCACATCGCCGGCGCCGTGTACCTGGAGAAGGACCGCCAATAG